In Brachypodium distachyon strain Bd21 chromosome 5, Brachypodium_distachyon_v3.0, whole genome shotgun sequence, the genomic window TCAGAAAAGCTTCGTATAATTGCCTCTGCAGCCATAAGAAGATAAAATTGCCAAATTGTCATTAGCCAATTACTCGACCAGTATTGTATCAATGACACCAAAATTTGTACCTGGCAAGCTGTTAACTTCAGCCAGATAATTAGCTCGTTCTTCTTAGAGAGCTTTTTATCATCTGTTGAACCAGTGTCAAGGAAAACTTCACTTTTCATACGGCGCAAGAAGTATGGCTTTATCCGTTCTCTTAATTCCTGTGAGGAATAGTCAagaaacaaataagaaaacacAACTTATAACAGGGTTGGTATGGCAGACTTCAGATAATAATATGGAAGGATGAGTGATAACatttcaacaacaaaatgCAGCAAACTAAGAGAGTAAGAGTGCGACTAAAAGTGGACATTAGTTAGCCTGGAATCCAAATGCAATTTTGTCCACATTACTTTCACATTTCAAATCAGAGATGGATGTGATACATTGCTGATATATGAATACAGACTacagtgtgtgtgtgtaatTTCTCAACAAAATGACAATGACAAAAAGTAATGTCACACATATGGAATATACTCCAAAAACCATGACATTTTATAATACCAAATGCCAACATAAAGGAACATCCTGTTCTTATCCAAAGGTCAAAAAGAATGAGGAAACGTCAAAATTATTCGCCCACaataagaaaaggaaagcGGAATTACGTATGATCTATCTCTTGAACATGGACACAAAAGAGAATATTACCTTTGCCACATTTGATCCTATGTGCTTCTCTCTATTGGTAGCACTCTTGTCATTTCCTCGAAGGATGGGCAACTCATATCTTGTTTTGAACCTGCAATAATCTAGAGAAATAAATAACAGCAAATGGTGCAAGGTAAAGCAACATTGCTAATGCAGGAAAACAAGAGAGCAAGTGAATTACTCATCCTTATCACCCAAGATTTCCGGGcaacagaaaaagaacaaagcCCACATTTCCTGTAAGAAAACACAGGTTTACTTGCATCAGTAATAAGAGCGCAAAGCATGCAGGAGCATATAAACTACAATGTTTTAGGAATTTCAGATAGATGGTACCTTCAAGTTATTTTGTATAGGTGTTCCACTGATGACAATGCGATGGACACAAGGTATTTGAAGTAAACTCTGGGCCCTCTGTGTTTTGGGGTTCTTGATGATATGTCCCTCATCAAGAATAACATAGTCCCATAacctcccttcctcctcgtcatcaGCATCATTGTAGAAGTCACCTCTCATCAGCTTGTAGTTGTTCCGGACAATATCGTATGTCGTTAGTAGGATACCACCCACCTGTACAAGATGATGAGTTTGTTTTTGCGGGGAAGATGATAAGGAGTTAAAATAGCTGTTGTGACTAATTAAAATATCTTTATCTTGAGATAATAAGGCATTCTTTTAATCGGGTTTTGCACTTGCAACAGAAAAAATGGTGCTTATGCAAAAATGAGTCGCTGCTCCAATTTAGTGGTTCGGACTACCGGCTATTACAAAATCCAAGGTTGAAAGAAGCCAGGATATGAATAATCAACAGAAGACATTTATGTAATGAGAGTGGGAAACCAGACCCTGAAGGCATATTGAAGCTCAGAGTTGCGAATATTCACGCTGGGACCAGAGTaactgcaaaagaaaaggaatcaATTGGCAACAATTGACAGGACATGGCATCAATTTGAGGAAGTTATAACTTATAAAGATAGGTAGTAGCAGATCCTACTCTCTGATCTTCTCTTTGAGGCCGACAACTGAAAGTTCTTTCATCCAATGGGTTAGGAGTGTCTTTGGAGCAACAACCAACACTCTCCTGATTAAACGGGAATGAAACAATCCAGCCAGGAAGGCAGAAACCTGCAAGATAAAAATAAGGACGCAACTACGTTAGCACTCAAATTGCAATACTTCAGAATATACTGAGGCTGGAGGAAACAAGTGTCAAACACCATGAAGTTCGGTAGGAAACAACTTTTTATTAAACACGTGTAGCAAAAAATGAAGTTTATTCTTCTGTCATATGATGATGGCTTTCAGTTCAACAAATGCAGAAACTACATAGCTCAAAAGATGCAggtgttttaaaaaaattctctaGTCTGCTACCAAGACATGAAGGTATTCACCGTAAGAAAAACAATGCTTCCGGTGACACTAACACTGAATATTTACAATCCTGACATATGTAAGTGCTTAAATAACTTGAATCAATGGCAGCACAAGATATTCCCATGAGTCTTGTTATGATCAAATGGCAATAAATGGGACGTGAGGActaaaactaaacaaaatcatAATAAAGGAAGGGTTCGAGTCGTTAGACAGACCTGCATGGTTTTGCCAAGTCCCATGTCATCACCAAGGATCCCTCCAGTTCCCCTGCAATGAAGAACCCAAAGCCACCTGAGCCCCTCACGCTGATGGGGGTAAAGCATCTTGAAGATCCTTCCCGGGAGCTTGTACGGCTTGGCCATCACGCCGCTTCCAGTGGGCTCCATCTTGAAGTCCTCCGTCTTCTCCCAGCCAATGTCGTCCGCATCGGTGTCACGGTTTTCCTTCTCCTCATACGCACGgccccccgcctcctcctcctcctcctccttacGGTCATCTTCATAATCCAGAAAGGATGAGGGCTTTGATGCCCTTTTGCCAAACTTACCACCACCATAAGCTCCCGCTGTGGTTTTCTTCCCCTTGTCGTTGGTCTCCTGAGCACGGTCAGTGAAGGCCGAGGAGAACAAAGTCTGTGGTTTCTTCACCTTCTGGACCACAGTGACCTCATCAGAGCTAGAGATATCAACGGGTGAGGGGGCTCGATCTTCATCGGTCGATTTTGCCCCTTTGTGGGGCAGCGAAATGTCGTCATCTAGGTTGTCGATGGCGCAGGGCAGCGGGGCGACCTGtggcctgggcctgggcttGGGCCTGTCGACAGAGAGGGAATCGAGGCGGGTGGTGAGGTCATCGAGTATGTCGCGGATGTTGTCgccctcgtcgtcggcgtcggcgtccggggaggaggaggagatcttgcagaggcggcggcggccggcgagcttgACCTTCCTGTCTTGGGGCTCCCCTGCGACTTCCTCTGCGAGTAATAatgggggaagaagagagttAGAGCGGGTGGGATGATGGagtggaaggaggaggaaatagatcgatcgattacctggagggggaggaggaggaggaaggggatcggggttagggttttgcgggcgcgggcggcttTGGGCCAGGCGGAGTAGACGGTCGTTGAGGCCGTTGGGCGTCGGGGCGGCGAGCGgagggttagggttttggcGATGCGCGGTGGCGGGCTCGTCGTCTAGGTCGTCGAAGAAGTCGAAGGATGGGGGAGACGCCATGGATTCGCCTGCTGCCTTCCTTTCTTCCCCTGTGGATTaaggatgaagaggaaggCACGGCAAGCAACGCAGGGGAATGAATGGATTGGGGGCAGGGAAGTGAAGTGCGAGACGAgtaggggaagaagaagaagaagaagaagaagaagggcggcggcggcttttCAAATTTCGAATTCCTCTCCTGAGTCTCCTCTCCTCGCAGAAATCCAACGGGACGGAAAAGGAGGGGGGAGTTGCTCTTGCCAACGGAAAGGAGGTGAAACCCTAAGTCACCTAAAACTCATTAGGGCAAGTgtcaagaaataaataaataaacttaCTATTTTCTCCGTCAAAcaaaaagatgtctcaattttaactaaatttgaatggatgtatacactaagtcatgtctaaatacatccaaattttgacaaacttaaaacatcttttgttggacggaggaagtagggTATTTCTAATCTTAAGACGGAATAAAACACTCATAATGTCTAACGGCTGTCAGGGCCTTAAGTCGGACTCACCTATCATTTCATCTTCGCCAACTTCTACATTTCCTTCTTGCAAGTCACCAATTTCTCAATTGTTGTGGACTGCTCTCCTCCATGTTTCTATACACTACTATTCATGTCTTGCGTCAGAAAGGACCGAGCATGGTCCGTGTGAAAAGGTGGTGGCAAAACTTTCATCCAGATGGGATGATGCTCGGAGCAGTCCAAGTGGTGAGTTTGTGAAATCACATGGTCCCATGCATGGACAGCTCATGTAGGTAGAATATTTACCAAACAAGCAATTCCTGATGGAAAAAAGGTAAATAAAAACGGGAATCTGTACCTAACAAAATTATGGAAATTGCATCTTGACCAAAATCAAGGAGGACAATAACAAACAACAATTTTTCATTGTGCATCATATCCCCCTCCCCTTGTATTGCGACATGGAAACTACGGGACATTGTTCATGCCAATTCCGTTGATCATCTTGgacctccctccctccttgCTCTAGACCACCTCTTCGGCTCGCAACTCTTTGTGTGGCTGTCGGCGCCATCATCAAGGTGGGTTGCTACCACTGCGATCGTACATTTTCTCTAAACACGAGAAATGGCTGCCCACACGTGCAATGTGAATTTCTCGGCTTTCATTATTGGCAGATCAACAATGGTCGATTGTCCCCTCTCACTCATTCATTATTTTCTCCCATGCTTTATTCCTCCTCTACATCAACACCCTGCTATTAACTCTTTGCATACCATGGTTAATCAGAAGATACGTAGGTTACATTGAAAATACACACCACTATGCGCAACTCGTCTGGAAAGTACATTGTTTTTTCAATAAATATAGATTGTTATAATTGCTATTTTGTATATTCTTAATAGAATAATATTTTAGTACATATAAATAGTATTTTAATACTCTTCCATTTtgaaaacaattaattaagtGCGTCGTCGCAAGATCAAGGAGACAAGagagacggaggaggagcgagtcCGGCGTGGCGAATTTTTAGTTCTTGGTCGTCTGCTACAGTAATCCCCATCAACGATGCTgcccctcctccttctcctccccttcctccaagccaccaccgccgccgacgacatCTGCATCGTGGGCAGCGGCATCTCGGGCTCCTCCAccgccttcttcctcaccaactacacctcctccgccctcgccctcgccgggGCCCAGCTCCGGGTCTTCGAGCGCCTCGACAGGgtcggcggccgcctcgccacTGTCACCGTCGCGGGAGACGAGTTCGAGGCCGGCGGCTCCATCATCCACCCACGCAACCTCCACGTGCGCCGCTTCGCCGACCTCCTGGGCCTCGCCGCCaagaccggcggcgacgacgactgGCTCGGGATCTGGGACGGCGCCCGCTTCGTCTTCCAGAcgctccgccccgcgccgcccggaaGCTCCTGGCTGCGCCGCAAGCTGTACGGCCTCCTCaactcgctgctgctgctcaggcGCTATGGCCTCTCGCTGCTCAAGATGGACAGCTTTGTGCAGGTTCACTTCGCAGTTCGCaccctcttccttctcttcttgcCTCTGTTACTATCCATTTTTTATGGCCGGGGTAACAAATTGCCGGGTCTCCTTGGAATTCGTATGTTAGGAGTGAAATGGTACAGTTCAATTAACCGTGATTGCAGTGGCACTTCGGCATCTCTGTAAAATCCATATGTATGTTCAATCTGATCATTAATTGACTTCTAgttttgttactccctccgatccatattaattgtcgaaacattacatgtatcaagacgatttttaggcatagatacatccatatttgggcaaatttgagacaattaatatggatcggagggagtagtatatttaGCCATTTTGGGTGAATATGATTGCGTTCTTTACCTTACTATAAATTACTAGCTTTGATTTTCATTACCTTTTTCTCATCTGAGACAAATAGATGAGTACTCACTAGGTTTCACTAACCGTGGTTCACGAATTGTTATGCAGGAAATGTTGCAAAAATTTATGCTCTACTACAATGGATTCGAGTCCCGGCCTGTGTTTGACAATGTCGAGGACATGCTCAAATGGTCAGGCCTGCATGGGCTCACACGCAGGACCCTAGAGGAGGAGCTGATTGATGCCGGGCTGAATCATCAAACTATATCAGAGCTTGTCACTGTAtgattcatttttttcttcatgtaAAGTCATAGCCCATGATTTCTGCATTTGCGTCTTTGCGATATTGCCGAACTGTTCTATGCTCTGATAGTTAGTTCCATGTACTTGAATTACTGCCAATCTTGAATTATTCTGTAGCATTTTCCCAATGTAAAGAGGCATTTGATTCTCTTACATTCTCTAGGACCAAACACTTAAATTCTCAGCAGAGCTAACTAGTTAAACATATTATTAGTGGTATATTAATCAGGTCTAATATGCTCATTGTAAATCTGAAAGATGTAGCGTGCACAACTGAAAAATATCAATTCAACAACTTCTGAAGAAACCTTACTCTTgctgataattttttttttcagaatcaCTTGCTGATAATTATGTTCCTGGTCCTCCTGGTATGATGTCCCCTATCCTTGACAGGTGATAACAAGGATAAACTATGGACAAAGCGTGAGTATAAGTGGCCTCGCGGGCGCTGTGTCTTTAGCTGGCTCCGAGTCTGGATTGTGGGCTGTCAAAGGAGGCAACTGGCAGCTAGCTGCTGGGTTGCTTAAGACTGCTAACGCCACCTTGCATCTCCAAGAAGGCATAGATTCAATTTCTGATGCGGGGGATtattatgttctgaaatccAATAAAGGGCATGAATATAACTGTAAGGTGACGATTCTTGCAACACCACTTGACGAGGTGAACATTACCATTATCCCTCCAATCTCCATTCCACCGAGAAAGATGCAACACACCTATACAACCTTTGTCAGGGGCCTCTTGAACCCTGTAAGTGTTATTACACTTCCTTCCTATATGATTTTGAGCATGTCTGCAGGTTTGGGACTCAAATTGAATCTGCTACAAGTAACTAGTAGCCTGTTAACTTTAAGTTGAGGAAGCACTAAACTTGTCTGGACCTTTGTTGGTTATCACAAGAGAAATCACTTTGTTCTGCTATTTGTTATGTTGATGCAGAAATTCTTTGCTCTGAGCTCAGTGTCTGATCTTCCGAAGCTGATAGGAACCATGGAGCTCCCTGATATCCCTTTCTCAAGCATCTCAGTTCTGAAAAAGCACAATGAACATGACATGACTTACAAGATGTTCTCACGTGCGGAGATGGATGACAGTTTGCTGGATCAGATCTTTAGGTAATTTCTTGGATATAATAGACTTACATCGTAGTGATTAAAGGAGGCATGACTATCTTGTTAACTGAGTGAGATCTTTACTGAATGGTTGATGTTTCTGTATCTGCAATGCACAATGTACAGCACACGGGAAGAGACCATTCGGATAGACTGGCCTGCTTATCCACACTACCAGGCCCCAGAAAATTTTGCGCCGATAATACTGGACAGTAAGCACCTGTACTACGTGAATAGCTTTGAGAGCGCCGCTAGCGCCATGGAGACGGGCGCTGTTGCGGCAGAAAACGTGGCGAGGCTCGTCATCTCGAGGCTGACCCTTGGCCTACGAGCTGGTCTCTCGTCATCGGAAGGCACTGCTGGCAGTCCGCCTCATATCAAGTCGTTCGCCGGTGAGGAAGGATCCCAGCGTGTAGAGCTGTGAAAAATGCTGAAGATTCATGATTTGTTGATGGACTCATTGTAGCTATTTttgttcaattttttcttcttctttctgtttCTGTGAGGGACACTACATGTTACAGACTGGGGAGTGTGGGTGCCTATATTTACAGTCCAGCCTAAAATGCAATACAGGATCACTACGAGCTTGTGAAATGGAAATATAGAAGGAATCGTCGCATCATTACACCAGCTGGGGCAGCCGGTATGATATGAATCGTTCAGATATGCTGGGATACAATCAGTGCTTGAAAATTTGAACATTGACTTTGTAAAACACACGAGCACTTGAAATCCAAGTACTGGAACAAGGGCTGTCCCCGCTCAAAAGAAGAACACACACACCTGACCAGAGTGAGTGTGAACACAGCAACCAGGCTAAATTAGCTGGTCTCTCCTCGGCCACAGCGAAAGAGCAGCAGACTGGCTTGGCTAGAGTGGTAAAAAGAGTCTTGCTGTGGAAGGAAACCCCAACCTTAAAATTACTCGTATTTACTTTCCAGTCTTCCTTTCTCCGCACCGCACCCCACTCCTCTTTCCTAGAAATTCaagagagcagaggaggaagccagAGGGGATCCATGGCGATGGCGTCGCCGCGTCTCCTGCGGGGCCTCATCGCGCCGCTGTCTCCGGCCGATTGGCTCCCCTGCCACCAGCTgctcgcctccgcctccctcctGCAGCAGTGGCTCCCCTGGCTCGccctcccgcgcctccgcTCCCCTTCCTGCTCCGACGGCTTcaagctcctcctcgtcctgctcctcgtctccgccgcgctcgccgagGTCCGCttcgtcgcctcctcctccatggccCCCACCATCCGCCAGGGcgaccgcgccgtcgccgaaAAGGTATACTTGCTTCCACTCTCCTCTTTCTCATCTATCTAGCTACCAAATCTCCTTTGATTCGACGCGTGCTTTGGCTCTGCTGGGA contains:
- the LOC100821994 gene encoding farnesylcysteine lyase, producing MLPLLLLLPFLQATTAADDICIVGSGISGSSTAFFLTNYTSSALALAGAQLRVFERLDRVGGRLATVTVAGDEFEAGGSIIHPRNLHVRRFADLLGLAAKTGGDDDWLGIWDGARFVFQTLRPAPPGSSWLRRKLYGLLNSLLLLRRYGLSLLKMDSFVQEMLQKFMLYYNGFESRPVFDNVEDMLKWSGLHGLTRRTLEEELIDAGLNHQTISELVTVITRINYGQSVSISGLAGAVSLAGSESGLWAVKGGNWQLAAGLLKTANATLHLQEGIDSISDAGDYYVLKSNKGHEYNCKVTILATPLDEVNITIIPPISIPPRKMQHTYTTFVRGLLNPKFFALSSVSDLPKLIGTMELPDIPFSSISVLKKHNEHDMTYKMFSRAEMDDSLLDQIFSTREETIRIDWPAYPHYQAPENFAPIILDSKHLYYVNSFESAASAMETGAVAAENVARLVISRLTLGLRAGLSSSEGTAGSPPHIKSFAGEEGSQRVEL
- the LOC100839962 gene encoding protein CHROMATIN REMODELING 24, with product MASPPSFDFFDDLDDEPATAHRQNPNPPLAAPTPNGLNDRLLRLAQSRPRPQNPNPDPLPPPPPPPEEVAGEPQDRKVKLAGRRRLCKISSSSPDADADDEGDNIRDILDDLTTRLDSLSVDRPKPRPRPQVAPLPCAIDNLDDDISLPHKGAKSTDEDRAPSPVDISSSDEVTVVQKVKKPQTLFSSAFTDRAQETNDKGKKTTAGAYGGGKFGKRASKPSSFLDYEDDRKEEEEEEAGGRAYEEKENRDTDADDIGWEKTEDFKMEPTGSGVMAKPYKLPGRIFKMLYPHQREGLRWLWVLHCRGTGGILGDDMGLGKTMQVSAFLAGLFHSRLIRRVLVVAPKTLLTHWMKELSVVGLKEKIRDYSGPSVNIRNSELQYAFRVGGILLTTYDIVRNNYKLMRGDFYNDADDEEEGRLWDYVILDEGHIIKNPKTQRAQSLLQIPCVHRIVISGTPIQNNLKEMWALFFFCCPEILGDKDEFKTRYELPILRGNDKSATNREKHIGSNVAKELRERIKPYFLRRMKSEVFLDTGSTDDKKLSKKNELIIWLKLTACQRQLYEAFLNSELVHSSMQGSPLAAITILKKICDHPLILTKRAAEGILEGMEGMDGLNNQEIGMVEKMAKNLADMAHDDDALQVDQEVSCKLSFIMSLLRKLLEEGHHVLIFSQTRKMLNLIQEAILLEGYKFLRIDGTTKISERERIVKDFQEGPGAQIFLLTTQVGGLGLTLTKAARVIVVDPAWNPSTDNQSVDRAYRIGQTKDVIVYRLMTSGTIEEKIYKLQVFKGALFRTATEQKEQTRYFSKRDIQELFSLPEQGFDVSLTQKQLQEEHEQQLVMDESLREHILFLEQQGIAGVSHHSLLFTKAAILPTLSENEALDNKPPTMPMMGRQYKASSSDYVANGAAHAFKPKEFTPRTYSPINTSSESPEEIKAKINRLSQTLANTTLVSRLPDRGDKLKKQIHDLDEKLTVIESSPESAASKGATEVICLDDRKIL